The Terriglobales bacterium genome window below encodes:
- a CDS encoding GxxExxY protein, with translation MTADGVSHAVITAAMKVHSALGPGLLESAYEACLQHELLKMGLKAEAQVELPVVYDGIKLDLGYRIDLLVEDLVIVELKSV, from the coding sequence ATGACCGCCGACGGAGTGAGCCACGCGGTCATCACTGCCGCGATGAAGGTACACTCAGCCCTCGGCCCTGGACTGCTTGAGAGCGCCTATGAGGCCTGCTTACAGCACGAATTGCTCAAGATGGGTCTCAAGGCGGAGGCGCAGGTCGAATTGCCGGTGGTTTATGACGGCATCAAGCTGGATCTTGGTTACCGAATCGATTTGCTTGTCGAAGATCTCGTCATTGTTGAGCTGAAGTCGGT